A single genomic interval of Carettochelys insculpta isolate YL-2023 chromosome 16, ASM3395843v1, whole genome shotgun sequence harbors:
- the EEF2KMT gene encoding protein-lysine N-methyltransferase EEF2KMT isoform X2, which translates to MDPAAAAGQLGRRFQRGFLAGRRLSAFPWAELEKELKNSSDAAVLLDILQKTMLHPLCTKYPPSVKYRRCFVSELIKKHESIATEPLDELYDVLADILNKEESTNCYKSYLLPTGDAVTLLETVALISQGTTGLVTWDAALYLAEWAVENPAIFRSRTVLELGSGIGFTGIAICKTCNPKAYIFSDYHRAVLEQLKENIHLNGFILESETVNHTKMKSQSHRAEAMDLQGPKIMVAELDWDSVTKEQLSELQADVVIAADVVYDPEITLSLISVLRQLSISKTTGKPPEMYIAFTVRNPDTYHLFQTELDKVGIGWQVVPTNTKTLFLYDLHSNMTLLKLLL; encoded by the exons ATGGATCCGGCGGCGGCTGCCGGGCAGCTGGGACGCCGCTTCCAGCGGGGCTTCCTGGCGGGCAGGCGGCTCAGCGCCTTCCCCTGGGCG GAACTTGAAAAAGAATTAAAGAACTCATCAGATGCTGCAGTACTGCTGGATATTTTGCAGAAG ACTATGCTTCATCCTTTGTGCACGAAATATCCCCCTTCCGTGAAGTATAGAAGATGCTTCGTATCAGAACTCATTAAAAAG CATGAGTCCATTGCAACAGAACCCCTGGATGAATTGTATGATGTACTAGCAGATATTTTAAATAAGGAAGAATCTACCAACTGTTATAAAAGCTACTTGCTG CCCACAGGAGACGCTGTTACGCTTTTGGAGACAGTGGCATTAATCTCACAGGGAACCACAGGACTAGTCACATGGGATGCTGCTCTTTACCTCGCTGAATGGGCAGTAGAGAACCCTGCCATTTTCAGAAGCAG GACCGTCTTGGAATTAGGAAGTGGGATTGGCTTCACGGGTATTGCAATCTGTAAAACCTGCAATCCCAAAGCATATATCTTTAGTGACTACCATCGCGCTGTTCTTGAACAACTGAAAGAAAACATCCATTTAAATGGCTTCATTCTGGAGTCCGAAACTGTGAATCACACCAAAATGAAATCCCAAAGCCACAGGGCAGAAGCGATGGATTTACAAGGACCAAAAATAATGGTCGCAGAACTTGACTGGGATTCTGTGACGAAGGAACAACTTTCAGAGCTTCAGGCTGATGTTGTCATTGCTGCAG ATGTGGTGTATGATCCTGAGATAACTTTATCCCTTATCAGTGTCCTGCGGCAACTTTCTATTTCCAAAACTACTGGAAAGCCACCTGAGATGTACATTGCCTTCACAGTTCGTAATCCAGACACCTATCACCTCTTCCAAACTGAACTTG ATAAAGTTGGGATTGGATGGCAGGTTGTTCCTACAAACACAAAGACCCTTTTCCTATATGACCTGCATTCAAACATGACTCTCCTAAAATTACTTCTGTAG
- the EEF2KMT gene encoding protein-lysine N-methyltransferase EEF2KMT isoform X3: MLHPLCTKYPPSVKYRRCFVSELIKKHESIATEPLDELYDVLADILNKEESTNCYKSYLLPTGDAVTLLETVALISQGTTGLVTWDAALYLAEWAVENPAIFRSRTVLELGSGIGFTGIAICKTCNPKAYIFSDYHRAVLEQLKENIHLNGFILESETVNHTKMKSQSHRAEAMDLQGPKIMVAELDWDSVTKEQLSELQADVVIAADVVYDPEITLSLISVLRQLSISKTTGKPPEMYIAFTVRNPDTYHLFQTELDKVGIGWQVVPTNTKTLFLYDLHSNMTLLKLLL; this comes from the exons ATGCTTCATCCTTTGTGCACGAAATATCCCCCTTCCGTGAAGTATAGAAGATGCTTCGTATCAGAACTCATTAAAAAG CATGAGTCCATTGCAACAGAACCCCTGGATGAATTGTATGATGTACTAGCAGATATTTTAAATAAGGAAGAATCTACCAACTGTTATAAAAGCTACTTGCTG CCCACAGGAGACGCTGTTACGCTTTTGGAGACAGTGGCATTAATCTCACAGGGAACCACAGGACTAGTCACATGGGATGCTGCTCTTTACCTCGCTGAATGGGCAGTAGAGAACCCTGCCATTTTCAGAAGCAG GACCGTCTTGGAATTAGGAAGTGGGATTGGCTTCACGGGTATTGCAATCTGTAAAACCTGCAATCCCAAAGCATATATCTTTAGTGACTACCATCGCGCTGTTCTTGAACAACTGAAAGAAAACATCCATTTAAATGGCTTCATTCTGGAGTCCGAAACTGTGAATCACACCAAAATGAAATCCCAAAGCCACAGGGCAGAAGCGATGGATTTACAAGGACCAAAAATAATGGTCGCAGAACTTGACTGGGATTCTGTGACGAAGGAACAACTTTCAGAGCTTCAGGCTGATGTTGTCATTGCTGCAG ATGTGGTGTATGATCCTGAGATAACTTTATCCCTTATCAGTGTCCTGCGGCAACTTTCTATTTCCAAAACTACTGGAAAGCCACCTGAGATGTACATTGCCTTCACAGTTCGTAATCCAGACACCTATCACCTCTTCCAAACTGAACTTG ATAAAGTTGGGATTGGATGGCAGGTTGTTCCTACAAACACAAAGACCCTTTTCCTATATGACCTGCATTCAAACATGACTCTCCTAAAATTACTTCTGTAG
- the EEF2KMT gene encoding protein-lysine N-methyltransferase EEF2KMT isoform X1, with protein MSSVSWGAGRAFSTETLETAEAKVLASKAFVFEELEKELKNSSDAAVLLDILQKTMLHPLCTKYPPSVKYRRCFVSELIKKHESIATEPLDELYDVLADILNKEESTNCYKSYLLPTGDAVTLLETVALISQGTTGLVTWDAALYLAEWAVENPAIFRSRTVLELGSGIGFTGIAICKTCNPKAYIFSDYHRAVLEQLKENIHLNGFILESETVNHTKMKSQSHRAEAMDLQGPKIMVAELDWDSVTKEQLSELQADVVIAADVVYDPEITLSLISVLRQLSISKTTGKPPEMYIAFTVRNPDTYHLFQTELDKVGIGWQVVPTNTKTLFLYDLHSNMTLLKLLL; from the exons ATGAGTTCCGTGAGCTGGGGTGCCGGAAGGGCATTTTCAACGGAGACCCTGGAAACGGCTGAAGCCAAAGTGTTGGCCTCGAAGGCTTTTGTTTTTGAG GAACTTGAAAAAGAATTAAAGAACTCATCAGATGCTGCAGTACTGCTGGATATTTTGCAGAAG ACTATGCTTCATCCTTTGTGCACGAAATATCCCCCTTCCGTGAAGTATAGAAGATGCTTCGTATCAGAACTCATTAAAAAG CATGAGTCCATTGCAACAGAACCCCTGGATGAATTGTATGATGTACTAGCAGATATTTTAAATAAGGAAGAATCTACCAACTGTTATAAAAGCTACTTGCTG CCCACAGGAGACGCTGTTACGCTTTTGGAGACAGTGGCATTAATCTCACAGGGAACCACAGGACTAGTCACATGGGATGCTGCTCTTTACCTCGCTGAATGGGCAGTAGAGAACCCTGCCATTTTCAGAAGCAG GACCGTCTTGGAATTAGGAAGTGGGATTGGCTTCACGGGTATTGCAATCTGTAAAACCTGCAATCCCAAAGCATATATCTTTAGTGACTACCATCGCGCTGTTCTTGAACAACTGAAAGAAAACATCCATTTAAATGGCTTCATTCTGGAGTCCGAAACTGTGAATCACACCAAAATGAAATCCCAAAGCCACAGGGCAGAAGCGATGGATTTACAAGGACCAAAAATAATGGTCGCAGAACTTGACTGGGATTCTGTGACGAAGGAACAACTTTCAGAGCTTCAGGCTGATGTTGTCATTGCTGCAG ATGTGGTGTATGATCCTGAGATAACTTTATCCCTTATCAGTGTCCTGCGGCAACTTTCTATTTCCAAAACTACTGGAAAGCCACCTGAGATGTACATTGCCTTCACAGTTCGTAATCCAGACACCTATCACCTCTTCCAAACTGAACTTG ATAAAGTTGGGATTGGATGGCAGGTTGTTCCTACAAACACAAAGACCCTTTTCCTATATGACCTGCATTCAAACATGACTCTCCTAAAATTACTTCTGTAG